A stretch of the Triplophysa dalaica isolate WHDGS20190420 chromosome 19, ASM1584641v1, whole genome shotgun sequence genome encodes the following:
- the slc29a2 gene encoding equilibrative nucleoside transporter 2 has translation MRHCKGTSNNSGLVAAIFFLLGMGTLLPWNFFITALNYFTGRLNGTSSSNGTEQADPDPYMFNNLSVLIAQLPLLLFTFLNSFLYQLIAEKVRIAGSLVFILLLFILTASLVKVEMTQGHFFSVTMATIWFINMFGAVLQGSLFGLVSKLPPRYNSLFMSGQAVAGIFSGIAMLLSNILETDSESSALGYFITPCVATLLTLCCYLILPHLSFAQLYLESGPTDKAETRKEPLTNNCESVTLVKVKLNDESGLEANGKAVLTESDSESCNKLYEHKQEPTEEKSTVPQVFKKIWVMASCVTCVFAVTLSVFPAITVKTKPKGFFEGKEKIFVPLCSFIVFNVMDWIGRSLTSRIQWPSKQSWLFPLFVLLRIVFIPALMLCNVQPRIYLPVLFDHDMAYLVFMSLFAMTSGYFACLSMSYASQLVKPKDAETAGALMTFFLALGLSLGAALSFVFKKIV, from the exons atgagacatTGTAAAGGAACATCAAATAACAG CGGCCTCGTTGCTGCTATTTTCTTCTTGCTGGGGATGGGAACTCTACTTCCATGGAACTTCTTCATAACTGCACTGAAC tATTTTACTGGCCGCTTGAATGGAACAAGCTCTTCAAATGGTACTGAGCAGGCAGACCCGGACCCTTACATGTTCAACAACCTGAGTGTGCTGATAGCCCAGCTTCCTTTGTTGCTATTCACATTTCTCAACTCCTTTCTGTACCAGCT CATTGCGGAGAAGGTGAGGATTGCTGGCAGCCTGGTCTTCATTTTACTCCTCTTCATTCTTACGGCTAGTTTGGTGAAGGTTGAAATGACCCAGGGCCACTTCTTCTCCGTTACCATGGCAACCATCTGGTTTATTAACA TGTTTGGAGCAGTGTTGCAAGGCAGCCTGTTTGGTCTGGTCAGTAAACTACCTCCAAGATACAACTCCCTGTTTATGAGTGGCCAGGCAGTTGCAGGCATTTTCTCGGGCATTGCCATGCTGTTATCGAACATCT TGGAAACCGACTCTGAGAGTTCTGCTCTGGGATATTTCATAACCCCATGTGTGGCCACTCTTCTTACTTTGTGCTGTTACCTCATACTGCCTCATCTG AGTTTTGCTCAACTTTATTTGGAAAGTGGCCCGACTGATAAAGCAGAGACAAGGAAAGAGCCATTAACAAATAACTGTG AGAGTGTGACATTGGTTAAAGTGAAACTGAACGATGAAAGTGGGTTGGAGGCCAATGGCAAAGCTGTCTTAACAGAGTCTGATTCTGAATCATGTAACAAACTATATGAGCATAAACAAGAACCCACTGAAGAGAAGTCAACGGTGCCTCAAGTCTTTAAAAAG atttgGGTGATGGCGTCTTGTGTGACTTGCGTGTTTGCTGTCACATTGTCTGTTTTCCCAGCAATTACTGTCAAAACAAAACCTAAAGGCTTCTTTGAGGGGAAAG agaaaaTCTTTGTGCCTTTGTGTTCATTCATCGTCTTCAATGTCATGGACTGGATTGGTAGAAGTCTTACTTCCCGTATTCAGTGG CCTTCAAAGCAGAGTTGGTTGTTCCCTCTCTTCGTGTTATTACGAATCGTTTTCATTCCTGCCCTCATGCTGTGCAACGTTCAGCCACGCATCTACCTTCCGGTCTTATTTGATCACGACATGGCCTATCTCGTCTTCATGTCATTGTTTGCCATGACGAGTGGATATTTTGCCTGCCTCTCCATGAGCTATGCTTCACA ACTGGTAAAACCTAAAGATGCAGAGACAGCAGGAGCTTTGATGACTTTCTTCCTGGCGCTGGGGCTGTCTCTGGGTGCTGCACTCTCCTTTGTCTTTAAGAAAATAGTTTAA
- the actn3a gene encoding alpha-actinin-3a isoform X2, with the protein MTAIETQVQYSSYMMTTTGQYMTQEEDWDRDLLLDPAWEKQQRKTFTAWCNSHLRKAGTQIENIEEDFRNGLKLMLLLEVISGERLPKPDKGKMRFHKIANVNKALDYISSKGVKLISIGAEEIVDGNGKMTLGMIWTIILRFAIQDISVEETSAKEGLLLWCQRKTAPYRNVNVQNFHISWKDGLALCALIHRHRPDLIDYSKLRKDDPIGNLNTAFEVAEKYLDIPKMLDAEDIVNTPKPDEKAIMTYVSCFYHAFAGAEQAETAANRICKVLAVNQENEKLMEEYEKLASELLEWIQRTIPWLENRVAEQTMHAMQQKLEDFRDYRRVHKPPKVQEKCQLEINFNTLQTKLRLSNRPAFMPSEGKMVSDIANAWKGLEQVEKGYEEWLLTEIRRLERLDHLAEKFKQKSSLHESWTSGKEQLLIQKDYESASLMEIRALMRKHEAFESDLAAHQDRVEQIAAIAQELNELDYHDAATINARCQGICDQWDSLGTLTQKRRESLERVEKLWETIDQLYLEFAKRAAPFNNWMDGAMEDLQDMFIVHSIEEVQSLITAHDQFKATLPEADKERMAIMGIQNEILKIAQTYGIKLVAENLYTVLSPQDISNKWEAVKQLVPMRDQMLQEEVARQQANERLRRQFAAQANIIGPWIQTKMEEIGHVSIDISSSLEEQMGSLKTYEQNIINYKSNIDKLEGDHQLSQEGLIFDNMHTNYTMEHVRVGWEQLLTTIARTINEVENQILTRDAKGISQEQLNEFRASFNHFDRKRNGMMDPDDFRACLISMGYDLGEVEFARIMTLVDANNTGVVTFQAFIDFMTRETAETDTAEQVMASFKILASDKAYITVEELRRELPPEQAEYCISRMTKYMISDAPSGALDYMSFSSALYGESDL; encoded by the exons ACCTTTACTGCCTGGTGCAACTCTCACCTCCGTAAGGCAGGGACACAGATCGAGAACATTGAGGAGGATTTCAGGAATGGACTCAAACTCATGCTGCTGCTGGAGGTTATCTCCG GCGAGAGGCTGCCCAAGCCAGACAAAGGCAAAATGCGTTTCCATAAAATTGCCAATGTTAACAAGGCCCTGGATTATATCAGCAGTAAGGGAGTCAAGCTGATCTCCATCGGCGCTGAGG AGATTGTGGATGGTAATGGGAAAATGACCCTTGGTATGATCTGGACCATCATCCTGCGCTTTGCAATCCAAGACATTTCAGTGGAGG AGACCTCTGCAAAGGAAGGCTTGCTGCTGTGGTGTCAGAGGAAGACTGCCCCCTATAGGAACGTTAATGTCCAGAACTTCCACATTAG TTGGAAAGATGGCCTGGCTCTCTGTGCCCTCATCCATAGACACAGACCTGACCTCATCGATTACTCCAAACTGCGCAAG GATGACCCCATTGGCAACCTCAACACTGCTTTTGAGGTGGCGGAGAAATACCTTGACATCCCCAAAATGCTTGATGCAGAAG ACATCGTGAACACGCCAAAACCCGACGAGAAAGCCATCATGACCTACGTGTCCTGCTTCTACCATGCGTTTGCTGGTGCAGAGCAG GCTGAGACAGCAGCTAACAGGATCTGCAAGGTGCTTGCCGTCAACCAGGAGAATGAGAAGCTGATGGAAGAATATGAGAAACTGGCCAGTGAG CTTCTGGAGTGGATCCAAAGGACTATTCCCTGGCTGGAGAACCGTGTGGCTGAGCAGACCATGCACGCCATGCAGCAGAAGCTAGAGGATTTCAGGGACTACCGCCGCGTGCATAAGCCACCCAAGGTTCAGGAGAAGTGCCAGCTGGAGATCAACTTCAACACTCTACAGACCAAGCTGAGGCTCAGCAACAGGCCTGCTTTCATGCCATCTGAAGGCAAAATGGTCTCA GACATTGCCAATGCTTGGAAGGGTCTGGAACAGGTAGAGAAGGGTTATGAGGAGTGGCTGCTCACGGAGATCCGTCGTCTGGAGAGATTGGATCACCTGGCTGAAAAGTTTAAGCAGAAGTCTAGCTTGCATGAATCATGGACCTCAG GAAAGGAACAGCTGCTTATTCAAAAGGACTATGAGTCTGCCTCTCTGATGGAGATCCGTGCTCTGATGAGAAAACACGAGGCCTTTGAGAGCGATCTGGCTGCTCACCAGGACAGGGTGGAACAGATAGCTGCCATTGCACAGGAGCTCAA tgAACTGGACTATCACGATGCTGCCACCATCAACGCCCGTTGCCAGGGCATCTGTGACCAGTGGGACAGCCTGGGTACCCTGACCCAGAAAAGGAGAGAATCATTGGAG cgTGTAGAGAAGCTTTGGGAGACAATTGACCAGTTGTACCTTGAATTTGCCAAGAGGGCAGCACCCTTCAACAACTGGATGGATGGAGCTATGGAAGATCTGCAGGACATGTTCATTGTTCACAGCATCGAGGAGGTCCAG AGTTTGATCACAGCCCATGACCAGTTTAAAGCTACTCTACCCGAAGCCGATAAGGAACGGATGGCCATCATGGGCATTCAAAATGAAATCTTGAAGATTGCTCAAACATACGGGATCAAGTTAGTGGCTGAGAACCTCTATACGGTTCTCTCCCCTCAGGATATCAGCAACAAATGGGAAGCT GTGAAGCAACTGGTTCCAATGCGTGACCAGATGTTGCAGGAGGAAGTTGCCAGGCAGCAGGCCAATGAGAGGCTGAGGCGCCAGTTCGCTGCTCAGGCCAACATCATCGGACCGTGGATTCAGACCAAGATGGAG GAAATCGGCCATGTGTCGATTGACATTTCCAGTTCCTTAGAGGAACAGATGGGTAGTCTGAAGACATACGAACAAAACATCATCAATTACAAAAGTAACATTGACAAACTGGAGGGAGACCACCAGCTCAGCCAGGAGGGACTTATCTTTGACAACATGCACACCAACTACACCATGGAA CACGTCCGCGTTGGCTGGGAGCAGCTCCTCACCACTATTGCCCGCACTATCAATGAGGTTGAGAACCAGATCTTGACTCGTGATGCCAAGGGCATCAGTCAGGAACAGCTGAACGAGTTCAGAGCATCATTCAATCACTTTGACCGG AAGAGGAATGGCATGATGGATCCTGATGATTTCCGTGCTTGTCTGATCTCTATGGGTTACGATCTG GGTGAAGTTGAATTTGCACGCATAATGACACTGGTGGACGCCAACAACACAGGAGTGGTCACCTTCCAGGCCTTTATTGACTTCATGACCAGGGAGACAGCTGAGACGGACACTGCTGAGCAGGTCATGGCCTCCTTCAAGATCCTAGCTTCTGACAAG GCTTACATCACAGTAGAGGAGCTGAGGAGAGAGCTCCCCCCAGAACAAGCTGAATACTGTATAAGCCGCATGACAAAGTACATGATCAGCGATGCTCCTTCAGGTGCCCTTGACTACATGTCATTCTCAAGCGCCTTGTATGGAGAGAGTGACTTGTAG
- the actn3a gene encoding alpha-actinin-3a isoform X1, translated as MTAIETQVQYSSYMMTTTGQYMTQEEDWDRDLLLDPAWEKQQRKTFTAWCNSHLRKAGTQIENIEEDFRNGLKLMLLLEVISGERLPKPDKGKMRFHKIANVNKALDYISSKGVKLISIGAEEIVDGNGKMTLGMIWTIILRFAIQDISVEETSAKEGLLLWCQRKTAPYRNVNVQNFHISWKDGLALCALIHRHRPDLIDYSKLRKDDPIGNLNTAFEVAEKYLDIPKMLDAEDIVNTPKPDEKAIMTYVSCFYHAFAGAEQAETAANRICKVLAVNQENEKLMEEYEKLASELLEWIQRTIPWLENRVAEQTMHAMQQKLEDFRDYRRVHKPPKVQEKCQLEINFNTLQTKLRLSNRPAFMPSEGKMVSDIANAWKGLEQVEKGYEEWLLTEIRRLERLDHLAEKFKQKSSLHESWTSGKEQLLIQKDYESASLMEIRALMRKHEAFESDLAAHQDRVEQIAAIAQELNELDYHDAATINARCQGICDQWDSLGTLTQKRRESLERVEKLWETIDQLYLEFAKRAAPFNNWMDGAMEDLQDMFIVHSIEEVQSLITAHDQFKATLPEADKERMAIMGIQNEILKIAQTYGIKLVAENLYTVLSPQDISNKWEAVKQLVPMRDQMLQEEVARQQANERLRRQFAAQANIIGPWIQTKMEEIGHVSIDISSSLEEQMGSLKTYEQNIINYKSNIDKLEGDHQLSQEGLIFDNMHTNYTMEHVRVGWEQLLTTIARTINEVENQILTRDAKGISQEQLNEFRASFNHFDRVRNTEAFWFLDQANYLNVQHLQICNVISPNLLHLQKRNGMMDPDDFRACLISMGYDLGEVEFARIMTLVDANNTGVVTFQAFIDFMTRETAETDTAEQVMASFKILASDKAYITVEELRRELPPEQAEYCISRMTKYMISDAPSGALDYMSFSSALYGESDL; from the exons ACCTTTACTGCCTGGTGCAACTCTCACCTCCGTAAGGCAGGGACACAGATCGAGAACATTGAGGAGGATTTCAGGAATGGACTCAAACTCATGCTGCTGCTGGAGGTTATCTCCG GCGAGAGGCTGCCCAAGCCAGACAAAGGCAAAATGCGTTTCCATAAAATTGCCAATGTTAACAAGGCCCTGGATTATATCAGCAGTAAGGGAGTCAAGCTGATCTCCATCGGCGCTGAGG AGATTGTGGATGGTAATGGGAAAATGACCCTTGGTATGATCTGGACCATCATCCTGCGCTTTGCAATCCAAGACATTTCAGTGGAGG AGACCTCTGCAAAGGAAGGCTTGCTGCTGTGGTGTCAGAGGAAGACTGCCCCCTATAGGAACGTTAATGTCCAGAACTTCCACATTAG TTGGAAAGATGGCCTGGCTCTCTGTGCCCTCATCCATAGACACAGACCTGACCTCATCGATTACTCCAAACTGCGCAAG GATGACCCCATTGGCAACCTCAACACTGCTTTTGAGGTGGCGGAGAAATACCTTGACATCCCCAAAATGCTTGATGCAGAAG ACATCGTGAACACGCCAAAACCCGACGAGAAAGCCATCATGACCTACGTGTCCTGCTTCTACCATGCGTTTGCTGGTGCAGAGCAG GCTGAGACAGCAGCTAACAGGATCTGCAAGGTGCTTGCCGTCAACCAGGAGAATGAGAAGCTGATGGAAGAATATGAGAAACTGGCCAGTGAG CTTCTGGAGTGGATCCAAAGGACTATTCCCTGGCTGGAGAACCGTGTGGCTGAGCAGACCATGCACGCCATGCAGCAGAAGCTAGAGGATTTCAGGGACTACCGCCGCGTGCATAAGCCACCCAAGGTTCAGGAGAAGTGCCAGCTGGAGATCAACTTCAACACTCTACAGACCAAGCTGAGGCTCAGCAACAGGCCTGCTTTCATGCCATCTGAAGGCAAAATGGTCTCA GACATTGCCAATGCTTGGAAGGGTCTGGAACAGGTAGAGAAGGGTTATGAGGAGTGGCTGCTCACGGAGATCCGTCGTCTGGAGAGATTGGATCACCTGGCTGAAAAGTTTAAGCAGAAGTCTAGCTTGCATGAATCATGGACCTCAG GAAAGGAACAGCTGCTTATTCAAAAGGACTATGAGTCTGCCTCTCTGATGGAGATCCGTGCTCTGATGAGAAAACACGAGGCCTTTGAGAGCGATCTGGCTGCTCACCAGGACAGGGTGGAACAGATAGCTGCCATTGCACAGGAGCTCAA tgAACTGGACTATCACGATGCTGCCACCATCAACGCCCGTTGCCAGGGCATCTGTGACCAGTGGGACAGCCTGGGTACCCTGACCCAGAAAAGGAGAGAATCATTGGAG cgTGTAGAGAAGCTTTGGGAGACAATTGACCAGTTGTACCTTGAATTTGCCAAGAGGGCAGCACCCTTCAACAACTGGATGGATGGAGCTATGGAAGATCTGCAGGACATGTTCATTGTTCACAGCATCGAGGAGGTCCAG AGTTTGATCACAGCCCATGACCAGTTTAAAGCTACTCTACCCGAAGCCGATAAGGAACGGATGGCCATCATGGGCATTCAAAATGAAATCTTGAAGATTGCTCAAACATACGGGATCAAGTTAGTGGCTGAGAACCTCTATACGGTTCTCTCCCCTCAGGATATCAGCAACAAATGGGAAGCT GTGAAGCAACTGGTTCCAATGCGTGACCAGATGTTGCAGGAGGAAGTTGCCAGGCAGCAGGCCAATGAGAGGCTGAGGCGCCAGTTCGCTGCTCAGGCCAACATCATCGGACCGTGGATTCAGACCAAGATGGAG GAAATCGGCCATGTGTCGATTGACATTTCCAGTTCCTTAGAGGAACAGATGGGTAGTCTGAAGACATACGAACAAAACATCATCAATTACAAAAGTAACATTGACAAACTGGAGGGAGACCACCAGCTCAGCCAGGAGGGACTTATCTTTGACAACATGCACACCAACTACACCATGGAA CACGTCCGCGTTGGCTGGGAGCAGCTCCTCACCACTATTGCCCGCACTATCAATGAGGTTGAGAACCAGATCTTGACTCGTGATGCCAAGGGCATCAGTCAGGAACAGCTGAACGAGTTCAGAGCATCATTCAATCACTTTGACCGGGTGAGAAACACAGAGGCGTTTTGGTTTCTTGATCAAGCAAATTATTTGAAtgttcaacatttacaaatctgCAATGTAATCTCTCCAAATCTCTTGCATTTGCAGAAGAGGAATGGCATGATGGATCCTGATGATTTCCGTGCTTGTCTGATCTCTATGGGTTACGATCTG GGTGAAGTTGAATTTGCACGCATAATGACACTGGTGGACGCCAACAACACAGGAGTGGTCACCTTCCAGGCCTTTATTGACTTCATGACCAGGGAGACAGCTGAGACGGACACTGCTGAGCAGGTCATGGCCTCCTTCAAGATCCTAGCTTCTGACAAG GCTTACATCACAGTAGAGGAGCTGAGGAGAGAGCTCCCCCCAGAACAAGCTGAATACTGTATAAGCCGCATGACAAAGTACATGATCAGCGATGCTCCTTCAGGTGCCCTTGACTACATGTCATTCTCAAGCGCCTTGTATGGAGAGAGTGACTTGTAG